Proteins from a single region of Stappia sp. ES.058:
- a CDS encoding TspO/MBR family protein, whose amino-acid sequence MTLAIIVLLVFATASSGAIFKPGDWYTGLQRPDWTPPNWAFPVVWTALYIMIAFAGWLVFSAEGLGLAMGIWGAQLVFNAAWSWLFFGMRRMDLALMDIGALLASIFAFMVTASTVSVLAAALFVPYAIWVMTAGYLNYRMIRLNPDQVPARAG is encoded by the coding sequence ATGACGCTGGCCATCATCGTGCTGCTCGTGTTTGCGACTGCGTCAAGCGGCGCGATCTTCAAACCGGGAGACTGGTACACCGGCCTTCAGCGCCCGGACTGGACGCCCCCGAACTGGGCGTTTCCGGTCGTATGGACCGCGCTCTACATCATGATTGCATTCGCCGGCTGGCTGGTGTTCTCCGCTGAAGGCCTTGGTCTTGCAATGGGGATCTGGGGTGCGCAGCTTGTGTTCAATGCCGCGTGGTCGTGGCTGTTCTTCGGAATGCGTCGCATGGATCTTGCGTTGATGGATATCGGCGCGCTGCTCGCCTCGATTTTTGCCTTCATGGTCACCGCAAGCACCGTGTCTGTTCTGGCGGCGGCGCTGTTCGTGCCTTACGCGATCTGGGTGATGACGGCGGGCTACCTTAACTATCGAATGATCCGGCTCAATCCGGATCAGGTGCCGGCCAGAGCCGGCTGA